A part of Desulfotomaculum nigrificans DSM 574 genomic DNA contains:
- the glnA gene encoding type I glutamate--ammonia ligase, whose product MDVAVKKEVLDKARELGVKFVRLQFTDIFGTLKNVAITVEQLEKALDGELMFDGSSIHGFTRIEESDMYLRPDPNTFTVFPWRPREGAVARLICDVYNPDGTPFEGCPRYALKRVLAEAKEMGYTMNVGPECEFFLFHVDKDGKPTTETHDQAGYFDMTPVDLGENARRDMVLTLEDMGFEIEASHHEVAPGQHEIDFKYSDALDVADKIMTFKFVVRTIAQRHGLHATFMPKPIFGINGSGMHMNQSLFTLDGKNAFYDPSTPDQLSETAKYYIGGLIKHARSFAALTNSSVNSYKRLVPGYEAPCYVAWSGRNRSPLIRIPAKRGMSTRIELRNPDPACNPYLAIAAALKAGLDGIKNKITPPPPTDRNIYTMTAAEREELGIASLPASLREALMELKSNPVICSVLGEHILERFIEAKTKEWDEFRVTVHDWEVKKYLTLY is encoded by the coding sequence ATGGATGTGGCAGTTAAAAAGGAAGTACTGGACAAAGCCAGAGAGCTGGGCGTAAAGTTTGTTCGCCTGCAGTTTACCGACATTTTTGGAACTTTGAAGAACGTGGCCATTACTGTAGAACAGCTGGAAAAGGCCCTGGATGGCGAGTTAATGTTTGATGGCTCCTCCATTCATGGTTTTACCCGGATTGAAGAATCTGACATGTATCTTCGTCCGGACCCCAATACCTTTACTGTATTTCCCTGGCGCCCTCGTGAAGGGGCGGTAGCCCGCCTGATTTGTGATGTTTACAATCCAGACGGAACTCCCTTCGAAGGCTGCCCTCGGTATGCTCTCAAGAGAGTTCTGGCCGAAGCTAAAGAAATGGGCTACACTATGAATGTAGGTCCCGAATGTGAGTTTTTCCTTTTCCATGTGGATAAAGACGGCAAACCCACCACCGAGACCCACGATCAGGCCGGTTACTTTGATATGACTCCCGTGGATTTAGGGGAAAATGCCCGTAGGGACATGGTATTGACCCTGGAGGACATGGGCTTTGAAATTGAGGCCTCCCACCATGAGGTAGCACCCGGCCAGCATGAAATCGACTTTAAGTATTCCGATGCCCTAGACGTGGCTGATAAAATTATGACCTTTAAGTTTGTGGTGCGTACCATTGCCCAGCGTCACGGCCTGCATGCTACTTTTATGCCCAAACCGATCTTTGGTATCAACGGTTCCGGTATGCACATGAACCAGTCCCTGTTTACCCTGGATGGTAAAAATGCTTTTTATGATCCCAGTACACCGGATCAATTGAGTGAAACAGCAAAATATTACATTGGTGGTTTAATTAAACATGCTCGTTCCTTTGCCGCCTTGACCAACTCCAGCGTTAACTCCTACAAACGCTTGGTACCCGGCTATGAGGCACCCTGTTATGTAGCTTGGTCCGGCCGCAACCGCAGCCCCTTGATTCGCATTCCGGCAAAGCGTGGTATGTCCACCAGGATAGAATTAAGGAACCCCGACCCGGCCTGCAACCCTTACCTGGCCATTGCCGCAGCTCTCAAGGCTGGTTTGGATGGTATCAAAAATAAAATTACTCCGCCACCACCGACTGATCGCAACATCTACACCATGACTGCCGCCGAGCGGGAAGAGTTAGGTATTGCCAGTCTGCCAGCCAGCCTGCGTGAAGCCCTTATGGAACTAAAGAGCAATCCTGTTATTTGTTCTGTGTTGGGCGAGCACATTCTTGAGCGGTTCATTGAAGCGAAGACTAAGGAATGGGATGAATTCCGGGTAACCGTACACGATTGGGAGGTTAAAAAATACCTGACCCTTTACTAA
- the glnA gene encoding type I glutamate--ammonia ligase gives MAKLTNDDVRLMCKELNVKFIRLQFTDIFGVLKNVAIPVEQLDKALNGELMFDGSSIEGFVRIEESDMYLRPDPNSFVVFPWKSRESAVARLICDIYNHDGTPFIGDPRYALRRAIAEAEEMGYTMNVGPEAEFFLFHVDADGRPTTKTHDKAGYFDMTPIDLGEDARRDMVLTLEQMGFEIEASHHEVAPGQHEIDFKYSDALTAADNIVTFKLAVRTIAQRHGLHATFMPKPVFGMAGSGMHLNQSLITKDGRNAFYDPNAPIGMSEISMNYIAGLMNHIGAITAIINPTVNSYKRLVSGYEAPVYVAWSSRNRSPLIRIPAKRGMSTRIELRSPDPSCNPYLALAVCLKAGLDGIKKGMVPPPPCDRNIYEMTASERQELGISSLPENLSEALKCLTADEVIKEALGPHIYDRFIEAKSIEWDRYRMQVSPWELEEYLTKF, from the coding sequence GTGGCCAAACTGACTAACGATGATGTTAGGCTGATGTGCAAAGAACTCAATGTAAAATTTATCCGCCTGCAGTTCACAGATATCTTTGGCGTACTAAAGAACGTAGCCATCCCAGTAGAGCAGTTGGATAAAGCATTGAACGGGGAATTAATGTTTGACGGGTCTTCCATCGAAGGATTTGTTCGTATTGAGGAATCTGATATGTACCTTCGCCCAGACCCCAACAGCTTTGTAGTGTTCCCCTGGAAATCCCGGGAAAGTGCAGTGGCCCGTCTGATTTGTGATATTTATAATCATGATGGAACTCCTTTTATCGGTGATCCTCGTTATGCGCTGCGGAGGGCCATTGCTGAAGCCGAGGAAATGGGTTACACGATGAATGTAGGACCCGAGGCTGAGTTCTTTCTCTTCCACGTGGATGCTGATGGCCGCCCCACCACCAAAACCCACGATAAGGCTGGTTACTTTGATATGACTCCCATCGACCTGGGTGAAGATGCCCGGCGGGATATGGTCTTAACCCTGGAACAGATGGGATTTGAAATAGAAGCTTCTCACCACGAGGTGGCTCCCGGTCAGCACGAAATTGATTTCAAATATTCCGATGCTTTGACCGCCGCTGACAATATTGTTACCTTTAAGCTGGCTGTGCGCACCATTGCTCAGCGTCATGGCCTGCACGCCACCTTTATGCCGAAACCTGTTTTTGGTATGGCCGGTTCCGGCATGCACCTGAACCAATCTTTAATTACTAAAGACGGTCGTAATGCCTTTTATGATCCCAACGCTCCCATCGGTATGAGTGAAATTAGTATGAACTATATTGCCGGGCTGATGAACCACATTGGCGCTATTACTGCTATAATCAATCCCACCGTAAACTCCTATAAACGGCTGGTATCAGGTTATGAAGCGCCCGTTTATGTAGCCTGGTCTTCCCGTAACAGGAGTCCCTTAATCCGTATTCCGGCTAAACGAGGTATGTCCACCCGGATTGAATTGCGGAGTCCCGATCCCTCCTGTAACCCCTACCTGGCACTGGCGGTTTGCCTGAAGGCCGGTTTGGACGGGATAAAAAAAGGAATGGTTCCACCGCCGCCCTGCGACAGAAACATTTACGAAATGACTGCAAGCGAGCGGCAGGAACTGGGTATCAGCAGCCTGCCTGAGAACTTGTCCGAAGCGTTAAAATGTTTAACCGCCGATGAAGTTATTAAAGAAGCCTTAGGCCCCCATATTTATGACCGCTTTATCGAGGCCAAGAGCATAGAGTGGGATAGATATCGGATGCAGGTTAGCCCCTGGGAGCTGGAAGAATATCTGACCAAGTTTTAA
- the gltB gene encoding glutamate synthase large subunit has translation MTAVSPGNVYGLPPKQGLYDPRFEHDACGIGFVANIKGEKSNEILHKALNILINLDHRGGQGADTNTGDGAGILMQIPHIFFEKECAKIGFKLPPAGNYGIGMLFLPHDTDKRVGCQRILEQVIQEEGQILLGWREVPVNHAVPGETARLAQPAIWQVFIGANPQIKDSLDFERKLYVIRKRAKREVRRSWLKDGETFYFASLSSRTIVYKGMLTPAQLDQFYLDLQDPDIEIALALVHSRFSTNTFPSWERAHPYRYTIHNGEINTLRGNVNWMHARQSMCQSELFGDDIKKILPVIDQQGSDSAMFDNCLEFLFLTGRSLPHAAMMMIPEPWYHHESMSDEKKAFYEYHSCLMEPWDGPAAVAFTDGKIICASLDRNGLRPSRYYVTKDNLIVLASEVGVLDIEPENVLYKERLRPGRMLLVDTEQGRIVTDEELKQRMVSEHPYRQWIDQYMTNLEDLPEATEVPEPDYENITRRQQAFGYTHEDLVKILEPMAKNGVEPVGAMGNDASLAVLSEKPQLLYNYFKQLFAQVTNPPIDAIREEIVTAIGTTIGSEKNLIKPEPDSCRRIRIKTPILNNRELAKLRSIKQEGYKAITLPILYKLSEGMRGLEQALDNLFRTADAAINDGANLLILSDRGINQENAAIPALLAVSGLHHHLIREGTRTRVSLLLESGEPREVHHFSVLLGYGANAINPYLAIETLENMINRGYISELSPQEAVKNYLKAATKGVVKVMSKMGISTIQSYCGAQIFEAVGIHQSVIDKYFTWTPSRIGGIDLEAIAREVELRHRRAYSEQAGLDDTLDSGSAYQWRHDGEEHMFNPQTIYYLQQACRNNDYGSFKEYSTLLDQETRKRCTLRGLFAFKSNRQPVPIDEVEPVESICRRFKTGAMSFGSISKEAHECLAIAMNRIGGKSNTGEGGEDPARFIPDANGDSRRSAIKQVASGRFGVTSNYLVNADEIQIKMAQGAKPGEGGQLPGRKVYPWVAEVRGTTAGVGLISPPPHHDIYSIEDLAELIHDLKNANPRARINVKLVSEVGVGTIAAGVAKGRADVVLISGYDGGTGASPRTSMRHAGLPWELGLAETHQTLVLNKLRDRIVVETDGKLMTGRDVVIAALLGAEEYGFATAPLVAMGCVMMRVCNLDTCPVGIATQNPELRKNFTGKPEHVVNFMRFIAQEMREIMAQLGFRTINEMIGRTDVLEVSDAVNHWKRKGLDLSALLYQPNVPETVGRYCRVAQDHGLEKSLDMQQLLTICQPALEHGERVAAKLPIRNTNRVVGTILGSEVTRRYGAAGLPEDTIQLTFTGSAGQSFGAFVPKGITLILEGDANDYIGKGLSGGKVIVFPPAKSTFVPEENIIIGNVAFYGATSGEAYIRGVAGERFCVRNSGVRAVVEGVGDHGCEYMTGGRVVVLGSTGRNFAAGMSGGIAYVLDEDGTFPTRCNKEMVLLEKLTDAEEIKEVKGMIEQHLKYTQSKVAQRVLDNWDNMLPRFVRVIPKDYKRMMEAMQRAYKMGLSGEEAVMAAFEENKNDKSRVSGN, from the coding sequence ATGACGGCTGTGTCTCCCGGAAATGTCTATGGCTTACCGCCGAAACAAGGTCTGTATGATCCAAGATTTGAGCATGATGCCTGCGGTATTGGATTTGTGGCCAATATTAAAGGAGAAAAATCTAACGAAATACTGCATAAGGCTCTGAACATCCTAATTAACCTTGACCACCGCGGGGGTCAGGGTGCCGATACCAATACAGGCGATGGTGCGGGAATTCTTATGCAGATACCGCATATTTTCTTTGAAAAAGAGTGTGCCAAAATAGGTTTTAAGCTGCCCCCGGCGGGTAATTACGGTATTGGCATGCTATTTCTACCCCATGACACAGATAAACGTGTCGGCTGCCAGCGGATCCTGGAGCAGGTTATTCAGGAAGAAGGCCAAATTTTATTGGGCTGGCGAGAGGTGCCAGTCAACCACGCTGTGCCGGGGGAAACTGCCAGGTTGGCCCAGCCTGCCATATGGCAAGTTTTTATTGGGGCAAATCCGCAGATCAAAGACAGCCTGGACTTTGAACGTAAACTATATGTGATTAGAAAACGTGCTAAAAGGGAGGTTCGCCGCTCCTGGCTAAAGGATGGGGAGACCTTCTATTTTGCCAGCCTATCCTCCAGAACCATTGTGTATAAAGGTATGCTCACCCCCGCGCAATTAGATCAGTTTTACCTTGACTTACAAGATCCGGATATAGAAATTGCCCTGGCTCTGGTGCATTCACGGTTTAGTACCAATACCTTTCCCAGCTGGGAACGTGCCCACCCGTACCGGTATACAATCCATAATGGTGAAATTAACACATTGCGCGGTAATGTTAACTGGATGCATGCCCGGCAGTCTATGTGCCAGTCGGAATTGTTTGGTGACGACATTAAAAAGATTTTACCGGTTATTGATCAGCAGGGTAGTGACTCCGCCATGTTTGACAACTGTTTGGAGTTCCTGTTCCTGACCGGACGTTCGCTGCCCCATGCTGCTATGATGATGATTCCGGAGCCCTGGTATCATCATGAAAGTATGAGCGATGAAAAGAAAGCCTTTTATGAATACCACAGTTGCTTGATGGAGCCCTGGGACGGCCCCGCTGCCGTGGCTTTTACCGATGGTAAAATTATCTGTGCTTCCCTGGACCGCAACGGTTTGCGCCCTTCCCGTTATTATGTGACCAAGGATAACCTGATTGTCCTTGCTTCAGAAGTGGGGGTACTGGATATAGAACCGGAGAACGTTCTTTATAAAGAACGTCTTCGCCCGGGGAGAATGTTGCTGGTTGATACCGAACAGGGCCGGATTGTTACTGACGAAGAATTAAAGCAGCGGATGGTTTCCGAGCATCCCTATCGCCAGTGGATAGATCAATATATGACTAACCTGGAAGACCTGCCGGAGGCTACCGAAGTCCCGGAACCGGACTATGAAAATATAACCCGGCGGCAGCAAGCCTTTGGTTATACCCATGAGGATCTGGTAAAAATCTTGGAACCGATGGCCAAAAACGGAGTTGAGCCGGTGGGGGCCATGGGTAATGACGCCTCACTGGCAGTATTATCGGAAAAACCACAGTTATTATATAACTATTTTAAGCAGCTGTTTGCTCAGGTAACCAATCCTCCCATCGATGCCATAAGGGAAGAAATAGTAACTGCCATCGGAACAACCATTGGTTCTGAAAAGAACCTCATTAAACCGGAGCCTGACAGCTGTCGTAGAATCAGGATCAAAACTCCTATTTTAAACAACAGAGAATTGGCTAAACTGCGCAGCATCAAGCAAGAAGGTTATAAAGCCATAACTCTGCCCATTTTGTACAAGCTTTCCGAGGGGATGCGGGGACTGGAACAGGCTTTAGATAACCTATTTCGGACAGCGGATGCCGCCATCAATGATGGTGCCAACTTGCTGATTTTGTCAGATAGGGGTATAAACCAGGAAAATGCGGCCATTCCTGCCCTGCTTGCTGTATCCGGCCTCCATCACCATCTGATACGAGAAGGAACCCGAACCAGGGTAAGCCTGCTGTTGGAATCCGGAGAGCCTCGGGAAGTACACCATTTTTCAGTTTTACTGGGATATGGGGCCAACGCCATTAACCCTTACCTGGCTATTGAAACCCTGGAAAACATGATTAACCGGGGATACATTAGCGAACTAAGCCCCCAGGAAGCCGTTAAGAATTACCTTAAGGCTGCCACCAAGGGTGTGGTGAAAGTAATGTCCAAGATGGGCATTTCCACCATTCAAAGTTATTGCGGTGCCCAAATATTTGAGGCTGTTGGCATTCACCAGTCAGTGATTGATAAATACTTTACTTGGACCCCTTCCCGCATTGGCGGCATTGATCTGGAGGCCATTGCCCGGGAAGTTGAACTCCGTCACCGGCGGGCCTATTCAGAACAAGCAGGCCTTGACGATACCCTTGATTCAGGTTCTGCTTACCAATGGCGGCATGACGGTGAAGAACACATGTTTAATCCGCAAACTATTTACTATTTACAACAGGCCTGCCGCAACAATGATTATGGCTCTTTTAAAGAATACTCAACCCTGCTTGACCAGGAAACAAGAAAGAGATGTACATTACGAGGGCTATTTGCCTTTAAATCAAACAGACAGCCCGTACCCATCGATGAGGTAGAACCTGTAGAATCAATCTGCCGCCGTTTTAAAACCGGGGCCATGTCCTTTGGTTCCATTAGCAAAGAAGCCCATGAGTGCCTGGCCATTGCTATGAACCGGATTGGCGGTAAGAGTAATACCGGGGAAGGCGGGGAAGACCCGGCCCGCTTCATCCCTGATGCCAACGGTGACTCCAGGCGCAGTGCCATCAAGCAAGTGGCCTCCGGTAGATTTGGTGTGACCAGCAACTATTTAGTAAATGCTGATGAAATTCAAATTAAAATGGCCCAGGGGGCTAAACCGGGAGAAGGCGGTCAGTTACCAGGTAGAAAAGTTTATCCCTGGGTTGCCGAGGTACGGGGCACCACTGCCGGTGTAGGGCTGATCTCTCCCCCACCGCACCACGATATTTATTCCATTGAAGACCTGGCTGAGTTGATTCACGATCTGAAGAATGCCAACCCCAGAGCCAGGATTAATGTCAAACTGGTTTCGGAAGTAGGCGTGGGGACTATTGCTGCCGGGGTGGCCAAAGGCCGGGCCGATGTGGTATTAATCAGCGGTTATGACGGTGGTACCGGTGCATCTCCACGAACCTCTATGAGGCATGCCGGGTTACCGTGGGAATTAGGTTTGGCCGAGACCCATCAGACATTGGTACTGAATAAACTACGCGACAGAATTGTGGTTGAGACCGACGGTAAGCTGATGACCGGCCGGGATGTGGTTATCGCTGCCCTTTTGGGGGCCGAGGAATACGGGTTTGCCACAGCTCCCCTGGTGGCCATGGGCTGCGTAATGATGCGGGTTTGTAACCTGGATACCTGCCCGGTGGGTATTGCTACCCAGAATCCGGAATTACGTAAAAATTTCACTGGCAAGCCGGAGCATGTAGTTAACTTCATGCGGTTTATTGCCCAGGAAATGCGGGAGATTATGGCCCAACTGGGTTTCCGGACCATCAATGAAATGATCGGTCGGACAGATGTGCTGGAAGTCAGTGATGCCGTTAACCACTGGAAGAGAAAAGGCTTGGATCTTTCAGCGCTGCTGTACCAACCCAATGTCCCTGAAACCGTGGGCAGATATTGCCGGGTTGCCCAGGATCACGGGCTAGAGAAATCTCTTGACATGCAACAACTTTTGACCATATGTCAGCCTGCCTTGGAGCATGGAGAACGGGTGGCAGCTAAGTTACCCATTCGCAATACCAACCGGGTGGTCGGCACTATTTTAGGTAGCGAGGTAACCAGACGGTATGGTGCAGCAGGATTGCCCGAAGATACCATTCAATTAACCTTTACGGGATCCGCCGGACAGAGTTTTGGTGCTTTTGTTCCTAAAGGAATTACCCTGATTCTGGAAGGTGATGCCAACGATTACATCGGAAAAGGTCTGTCAGGAGGTAAGGTAATTGTTTTCCCGCCGGCCAAATCCACCTTTGTGCCGGAAGAAAATATTATTATCGGTAACGTGGCTTTCTACGGTGCAACCTCCGGCGAGGCTTACATCCGTGGTGTGGCAGGGGAAAGGTTCTGCGTTAGAAATAGTGGTGTCCGGGCAGTGGTAGAAGGTGTAGGTGACCACGGCTGTGAATATATGACCGGCGGCCGGGTGGTGGTGCTTGGTTCAACCGGTCGGAACTTTGCCGCAGGTATGTCAGGTGGTATTGCTTACGTGTTGGACGAAGACGGAACTTTCCCAACTCGCTGCAACAAGGAAATGGTTCTTCTGGAAAAGCTGACCGATGCTGAGGAAATCAAAGAAGTTAAAGGCATGATTGAACAGCATTTGAAATATACGCAAAGTAAGGTGGCCCAAAGGGTATTAGACAATTGGGATAACATGCTGCCCAGATTTGTCCGGGTGATTCCCAAGGATTATAAACGTATGATGGAAGCTATGCAACGTGCTTACAAGATGGGCTTAAGCGGAGAAGAAGCTGTGATGGCTGCCTTTGAAGAAAACAAGAATGATAAGTCCCGGGTAAGCGGTAATTAA
- a CDS encoding glutamate synthase subunit beta produces MGKPTGFMEYDRETAADRAPLERINDWQEFYNGLPEEKLRTQAARCMECGTPFCHSGMMINGVASGCPNHNLPPEWNDLVYRGLWKEALDRLLKTNNFPEFTGRVCPALCEGACTEGLIGSPVTIKSIERAIIDRAFAEGWIKPQPPAKRTGKKVAVVGSGPAGLACAAQLNKAGHWVTVFERADRIGGLLMYGIPNMKLDKRYVQRRVDLMAAEGVEFVTNTEVGKDYPADKLLREFDAVVLCGGATKPRDLAVEGRHLKGIHFAVEFLSANTRSLLDSNHQDGKFISAAGKDVIVIGGGDTGTDCVGTALRHKCKSVVQFEIMPQLPLQRSANNPWPQYPRVHKVDYGQQEATALYGDDPRQYCIMTKRIVGDEQGQVKEVHTVNVEWVKNDQGRMVPREVPGSEKVWPAQLVLLAMGFTGPEDTLLDQLGVERDQRTNAKAEYGKFATNIKGVFAAGDMRRGQSLVIWAINEGRGAARECDRYLMGSTNLL; encoded by the coding sequence ATGGGTAAACCTACCGGATTTATGGAATACGACAGAGAAACAGCCGCTGATCGTGCTCCCCTGGAGCGCATCAATGATTGGCAGGAGTTCTACAATGGGTTACCGGAAGAAAAGCTAAGAACACAGGCTGCCCGCTGCATGGAGTGCGGTACTCCCTTTTGTCACAGCGGGATGATGATTAACGGGGTGGCTTCAGGCTGCCCCAACCATAACTTGCCCCCGGAGTGGAATGATTTAGTTTACCGGGGCTTGTGGAAGGAAGCTCTGGACCGTCTTTTAAAGACTAATAATTTTCCGGAGTTCACCGGCAGGGTTTGCCCGGCCCTGTGTGAGGGTGCCTGCACGGAGGGACTGATTGGTTCACCCGTTACCATAAAAAGCATTGAACGGGCCATTATTGACCGGGCCTTTGCCGAGGGATGGATCAAACCGCAGCCTCCGGCCAAACGCACTGGCAAAAAAGTTGCAGTGGTGGGTTCAGGGCCTGCCGGATTGGCCTGTGCGGCCCAGCTGAATAAAGCCGGCCACTGGGTGACTGTGTTTGAACGGGCGGATAGAATCGGCGGGCTGTTAATGTATGGCATTCCTAATATGAAGCTGGATAAGCGGTACGTGCAAAGACGGGTTGACCTAATGGCCGCCGAAGGTGTTGAGTTTGTGACTAATACTGAAGTGGGTAAGGATTATCCCGCTGATAAACTACTTAGGGAATTTGACGCGGTGGTTCTCTGCGGGGGCGCTACCAAACCGCGCGACCTGGCTGTGGAAGGGCGCCATCTCAAGGGTATTCACTTTGCCGTGGAATTCCTCAGTGCCAATACCAGAAGCCTGTTGGATTCTAACCATCAGGACGGAAAATTTATTTCCGCCGCCGGCAAAGATGTGATAGTCATAGGTGGTGGTGACACCGGAACCGACTGTGTTGGCACGGCTTTACGTCATAAGTGTAAGAGTGTGGTGCAGTTTGAAATTATGCCCCAGCTTCCTTTGCAGCGCAGTGCCAATAACCCCTGGCCCCAGTACCCAAGAGTACACAAAGTTGATTACGGCCAGCAAGAGGCAACCGCCCTTTATGGGGATGACCCGCGGCAGTATTGCATCATGACCAAAAGAATTGTGGGGGACGAACAGGGACAGGTAAAAGAAGTGCATACCGTTAATGTTGAATGGGTAAAGAATGACCAGGGACGTATGGTGCCCAGGGAAGTTCCCGGATCCGAAAAGGTTTGGCCTGCTCAACTGGTACTTTTGGCTATGGGCTTTACCGGCCCCGAAGACACCCTGCTTGACCAGCTGGGCGTGGAACGTGATCAACGCACTAACGCCAAGGCGGAATATGGGAAGTTTGCCACCAATATAAAAGGGGTATTTGCTGCCGGGGATATGCGCCGGGGGCAAAGTCTGGTGATCTGGGCTATCAATGAAGGACGGGGTGCAGCACGGGAGTGCGACCGTTATTTGATGGGTTCTACCAATCTTTTGTAA
- a CDS encoding ammonium transporter, with protein sequence MKSRLRAVLMFILYSLMLPGIAWAGDTPTIDTGDTAFVIISAAMVMIMTPGLALFYGGMVRKKNVLSTMMLSFIVMSVVSVIWALYGYTLAFGPDIKSFIGGLDYLFLNGVGQEPASGTIPHVLFMAFQLMFALITVAIISGSIAERVRFSAFLAFIIIWVSVVYSPLAHWVWGGGWLMKLGTLDFAGGTVVHISSGVTGLVAALVIGKRKGYGTEPMVPHNLPMTVLGAALLWFGWFGFNAGSALAANGLAASAFAVTHIAAAAGGLSWVIAEWLHHGKPTILGCVSGLIAGLVAITPAAGFVSAVPAIVIGLVVGPLCYFAVAVIKSKLGYDDSLDAFGIHGVGGTWGAIATGLFASKAVNEAGADGLFYGNAGLLVNQLIGVGATILFAALATFIILKLISTFMNLRVSSDDEVVGLDISLHGENAYAYTDDLVGSITKEVKAPAEAAGTMVKTV encoded by the coding sequence ATGAAAAGCAGGCTAAGAGCAGTCCTTATGTTTATCCTTTATTCTCTTATGCTGCCCGGTATAGCTTGGGCCGGGGACACACCCACCATTGATACCGGAGACACAGCCTTTGTTATCATCAGTGCAGCAATGGTCATGATTATGACACCCGGACTGGCGCTGTTTTATGGTGGTATGGTGAGAAAGAAAAACGTTCTCAGTACCATGATGCTAAGTTTCATCGTGATGAGTGTTGTTTCCGTCATTTGGGCTTTATATGGCTATACGCTGGCCTTTGGACCAGACATTAAAAGTTTTATTGGTGGTTTAGATTATCTCTTCTTAAATGGGGTAGGACAGGAACCCGCCAGCGGTACAATTCCCCACGTACTCTTTATGGCTTTCCAATTAATGTTTGCACTAATTACTGTGGCTATTATTTCTGGTTCTATCGCTGAAAGAGTGCGTTTTTCGGCTTTCCTTGCTTTTATTATCATCTGGGTTTCCGTGGTATATTCTCCGTTGGCTCACTGGGTTTGGGGTGGCGGCTGGCTAATGAAGCTGGGTACCCTGGACTTTGCCGGAGGAACAGTTGTACACATTAGTTCCGGTGTGACCGGTCTGGTTGCAGCCCTGGTAATAGGTAAAAGAAAAGGATATGGTACCGAACCGATGGTGCCGCATAACCTGCCCATGACTGTTCTGGGAGCTGCTCTGCTCTGGTTTGGCTGGTTTGGTTTTAACGCTGGCAGTGCTTTAGCCGCCAATGGTCTGGCGGCCAGTGCCTTTGCCGTAACTCACATCGCAGCGGCCGCCGGAGGTCTATCCTGGGTTATCGCTGAATGGCTCCACCACGGTAAGCCCACGATTTTGGGCTGTGTTTCCGGTTTGATCGCCGGCTTGGTAGCTATTACCCCGGCAGCAGGTTTTGTATCTGCCGTACCTGCCATTGTTATCGGCTTAGTTGTCGGGCCACTTTGCTACTTTGCCGTGGCGGTTATCAAAAGCAAGCTTGGTTATGATGATTCCCTGGATGCCTTTGGTATTCACGGTGTCGGGGGAACCTGGGGAGCCATTGCCACAGGCTTATTTGCCAGCAAAGCTGTTAACGAAGCAGGTGCTGACGGGTTATTCTACGGAAATGCCGGTTTGCTGGTAAACCAACTGATAGGAGTTGGAGCAACCATTTTATTTGCAGCTTTAGCCACTTTCATCATTCTAAAACTAATTAGCACTTTCATGAATCTGAGAGTTTCTTCCGATGACGAAGTAGTGGGTCTGGATATCTCGCTTCACGGGGAGAATGCTTACGCTTATACCGATGATTTGGTCGGTTCAATTACCAAAGAGGTTAAAGCTCCCGCCGAGGCTGCTGGTACCATGGTCAAAACAGTGTAA
- a CDS encoding P-II family nitrogen regulator has protein sequence MTKIEAIIRPGKLEEVKDALNKLGIHGMTVSQVIGCGHQKGRTEVYRGAEYSINLLPKVKVEVVVRDQWVDQCVMAISEAARSGEIGDGKIFVYPLSDVIRIRTGEHGDDAV, from the coding sequence ATGACCAAAATTGAAGCCATTATACGCCCCGGTAAGCTGGAGGAAGTAAAAGATGCCCTTAATAAACTTGGCATTCATGGCATGACTGTTTCCCAGGTTATCGGTTGCGGCCACCAAAAAGGCCGCACCGAAGTATACCGGGGGGCGGAGTATAGTATCAACCTTTTACCCAAAGTTAAGGTGGAGGTTGTTGTTAGGGATCAATGGGTGGACCAATGCGTCATGGCCATCAGTGAAGCTGCGCGCAGCGGAGAAATTGGAGACGGAAAAATCTTTGTTTATCCGCTTAGTGATGTTATTCGTATCAGAACAGGTGAGCATGGTGATGACGCAGTTTAA